A stretch of the Psychroserpens sp. Hel_I_66 genome encodes the following:
- a CDS encoding tetratricopeptide repeat protein: MATYKKRGYKPKPIKEKGETIEVSEQDSTTAEVFNSLDEGANKAEDFVARNQKGIFILIGVVALIVLGYLGYQKLIAEPKGDEAMNEMYSAQKSFDEAVTGTNKDSLYTLALNGVGGKLGLTDIVDQYGSTPAGNLANYYAGMAYLNLQDYSNAVKYLGDFETEDAVLGPIAKGGMGDAFVQLNQLPEALEYYEKAINASTNDYTTPMYLLKAANVAQSIGKKDKALEYYKRIKSDFSTSDQAKNIDVFIGRAEASSKS, encoded by the coding sequence ATGGCAACGTACAAGAAAAGAGGATATAAACCAAAGCCTATCAAGGAAAAAGGCGAAACGATTGAAGTTTCAGAGCAAGATTCTACAACAGCAGAAGTATTTAATTCACTTGATGAAGGCGCTAATAAGGCTGAAGATTTTGTAGCAAGAAACCAAAAAGGGATTTTTATACTCATTGGTGTGGTTGCTTTAATTGTGCTAGGTTATTTAGGTTATCAAAAATTAATTGCAGAGCCAAAAGGTGATGAGGCAATGAATGAAATGTACTCCGCTCAAAAATCTTTTGATGAGGCTGTGACTGGAACAAACAAAGATTCTTTATACACATTGGCACTTAATGGTGTTGGAGGAAAATTGGGTCTAACAGATATCGTTGACCAATATGGCTCGACTCCTGCAGGAAATTTAGCGAACTACTATGCAGGTATGGCTTATCTAAACCTTCAGGATTATTCAAACGCTGTAAAATACTTAGGTGATTTTGAAACAGAGGATGCTGTTCTTGGACCAATTGCTAAAGGTGGTATGGGTGATGCATTCGTGCAATTAAATCAATTACCAGAAGCACTTGAGTACTACGAGAAAGCAATCAATGCTTCAACAAACGATTATACAACACCAATGTACCTTTTAAAGGCTGCAAACGTTGCGCAATCTATTGGTAAAAAAGATAAAGCACTAGAATATTACAAGAGAATAAAATCTGATTTTTCTACATCAGATCAAGCAAAAAATATTGATGTATTTATTGGTAGAGCAGAAGCAAGTAGTAAATCATAA
- the mutL gene encoding DNA mismatch repair endonuclease MutL, translating to MADIIQLLPDHVANQIAAGEVVQRPASVVKELLENSIDAGGHTIKLIIKDAGKTLIQVIDNGKGMSATDARLSFERHATSKIRSAEDLFSLNTKGFRGEALASIAAIAHVELKTKQEHDELGTIIEIEGSDIKKQEVTVTPTGTSLCVKNLFFNIPARRNFLKSNNVELRHIIDEFHRVALAHPDIEFSMYHNGSESFNLPKSNYRQRVVNIFGNKTNEKLVPVEEETEVLKISGFVGKPEFAKRTKSEQFFFVNNRFIKSAYLNHAISSAFEGLIKDGSHPSYFLNLTVDPKSIDINIHPTKTEIKFDDEHTLYAILRSAVKHSLGQFNIAPVLDFDRDRNLDTPYDFENKNASSPTVEVDRSFNPFQDEMSYRKSNRGNVSYKREPATQWESLYVGLESKGTKSSQNFTELQFESEPEHKSLFNDGNQLETTQTTYQLHNKYIISTIKSGMMILDQHRAHQRILYEGFLKHLTVKEAVSQQLLFPLSLDFSSTEMDILQNLKEDLEHTGFVFSSFSKKQIEITGVPINVPESEVSIILEQLISDVEQEVPDSNFSATDLLAKSMSKSLAIKTGQRLSRQEQEHMVNSLFGCKEPTVSPTNKVTFITMSVDDFDKKFI from the coding sequence ATGGCAGACATTATTCAATTGTTACCAGATCATGTTGCGAACCAAATTGCAGCAGGTGAAGTTGTACAGCGACCAGCATCGGTTGTAAAAGAATTACTTGAAAATTCTATTGATGCAGGAGGACACACAATCAAGCTCATTATTAAAGATGCTGGTAAAACCCTAATCCAAGTGATAGATAATGGTAAAGGTATGAGTGCTACAGATGCTCGCCTGAGTTTTGAGCGCCATGCGACGTCTAAAATACGTTCTGCAGAAGATTTGTTCAGTCTCAACACTAAGGGCTTTAGAGGTGAAGCCTTGGCAAGTATTGCAGCCATTGCACACGTTGAATTAAAAACAAAGCAAGAGCACGATGAGCTTGGCACCATTATAGAAATTGAAGGTAGCGATATCAAAAAACAAGAAGTTACGGTAACCCCAACAGGAACATCGCTTTGCGTAAAGAATTTATTTTTCAATATTCCTGCACGACGTAACTTTTTAAAATCAAACAACGTCGAGCTTCGTCATATCATTGATGAGTTTCATCGTGTTGCTCTGGCACATCCAGATATAGAATTTTCGATGTACCACAACGGGAGTGAAAGTTTCAATCTCCCAAAAAGCAATTATAGGCAACGCGTTGTCAATATCTTCGGAAATAAAACCAACGAGAAACTGGTCCCTGTTGAAGAAGAAACCGAGGTATTGAAAATCTCAGGATTTGTTGGCAAACCAGAATTTGCTAAACGTACAAAATCTGAACAGTTTTTCTTCGTCAACAATAGATTTATCAAAAGTGCTTATCTCAATCATGCTATAAGTTCAGCATTTGAAGGTTTGATAAAAGATGGCAGTCATCCAAGTTATTTTTTAAACCTTACTGTAGATCCAAAATCTATAGATATTAATATACATCCTACAAAAACCGAAATTAAATTTGACGATGAGCATACCCTTTATGCCATTTTGAGGTCTGCTGTAAAACATAGTCTTGGTCAATTTAATATTGCGCCAGTTTTAGATTTTGATCGCGATAGAAATCTGGACACACCATATGATTTCGAGAATAAAAACGCATCTTCACCTACGGTAGAAGTGGATCGTTCTTTTAATCCATTTCAAGATGAAATGTCTTATAGAAAATCAAACAGAGGTAATGTATCTTATAAAAGGGAACCTGCAACCCAATGGGAAAGTCTATATGTGGGATTAGAATCTAAGGGCACCAAATCAAGTCAAAATTTCACAGAATTACAATTTGAAAGTGAGCCAGAACACAAATCTCTTTTTAATGATGGTAATCAACTTGAAACGACTCAAACCACTTACCAATTACACAATAAATATATTATAAGCACCATAAAATCTGGGATGATGATTTTAGATCAACATCGTGCGCACCAGAGAATTCTTTACGAAGGCTTTTTAAAACATTTAACCGTTAAAGAAGCTGTGAGCCAGCAATTACTATTTCCTTTGAGTTTAGATTTTTCTTCTACGGAAATGGATATTCTCCAAAATTTAAAGGAAGATTTAGAGCACACAGGATTTGTGTTTTCGTCTTTCAGTAAAAAACAAATTGAAATTACAGGAGTACCTATCAATGTGCCAGAAAGTGAGGTTTCGATCATTTTAGAACAACTCATAAGTGATGTGGAGCAAGAAGTGCCAGATAGTAATTTTAGCGCAACAGACTTATTGGCAAAATCCATGTCAAAAAGTTTGGCCATAAAAACAGGTCAACGCTTATCGAGACAAGAACAAGAGCACATGGTAAATAGTTTATTTGGATGTAAAGAACCAACGGTTTCACCAACTAATAAAGTCACGTTCATCACCATGAGTGTTGATGATTTTGATAAAAAATTCATATAA
- a CDS encoding rhomboid family intramembrane serine protease yields MSLVKEFKNRYKLSAINEKYIFINVIVFGVIALIGAIYFLGTKGSFNVFVADYFALPSNFKEMIFKPWTFFTYFFLHFGFMHLFGNMLGLYFFGRVFLTFFNVRQFVAYYILGGLFAGLIFAISYNLFPALKGTDSYLVGASASVFSILFGATAKSPSYTFNLFGVLRIPLWVIAGLYTLLFISSIPMNNTGGELAHLGGAFFGYFMTWQLEKGKDWSIGFQDLLDRITGLFKTKSSLKTVHKSKKRTYAGHDKKEFNEFNSQKKIDIILDKISKSGYESLTKEEKAFLFKAGKN; encoded by the coding sequence ATGAGTTTGGTTAAAGAGTTTAAAAATAGATATAAATTATCTGCGATTAATGAAAAATATATCTTCATAAACGTAATCGTATTTGGAGTTATAGCCTTAATAGGTGCTATTTATTTTCTAGGTACAAAAGGTAGTTTTAATGTGTTTGTGGCAGATTATTTTGCACTTCCTTCAAATTTTAAGGAAATGATCTTTAAGCCTTGGACGTTTTTTACCTACTTTTTTCTACATTTTGGATTTATGCATTTGTTTGGAAATATGTTAGGTTTATATTTCTTCGGAAGAGTTTTTCTAACATTTTTCAACGTCAGGCAATTTGTTGCATACTATATTTTAGGCGGACTCTTCGCAGGATTAATATTTGCAATATCCTACAATTTGTTCCCAGCTTTAAAAGGAACAGATTCTTATTTAGTTGGTGCCAGCGCATCGGTATTTTCAATACTTTTTGGAGCTACAGCAAAGTCACCGAGCTATACGTTTAATCTATTTGGTGTACTTAGAATTCCGCTATGGGTTATTGCAGGTTTATATACCTTACTATTTATATCCTCAATCCCAATGAATAACACGGGAGGGGAATTAGCACATTTAGGTGGTGCTTTTTTTGGTTACTTTATGACTTGGCAATTAGAAAAAGGAAAAGACTGGAGTATAGGTTTTCAAGATTTATTAGATAGAATAACTGGTTTGTTCAAAACTAAATCATCTTTAAAGACAGTACATAAAAGCAAAAAGAGAACTTATGCTGGTCACGATAAAAAAGAATTCAATGAATTTAATAGCCAAAAGAAAATAGATATCATTCTCGATAAGATTAGTAAAAGTGGTTATGAGAGCTTAACAAAAGAAGAGAAAGCATTTTTATTTAAAGCGGGAAAGAACTAA
- a CDS encoding endonuclease/exonuclease/phosphatase family protein — translation MGKLKVFEKFIFVINSLMAFALLLSYILPYAEPNKFAFLSVLSLAVPFLIIINILFVIYWLLKVKKQMLVSLVVLALGYNYVFSLYKLTTSKNVVDTENISVMNYNVRLFNAFDWIKDPNLKDHISKFISEKNPDILCMQEYRPDENIDLSALPYKHIELSGNKVKNGQAIYTKFPIINSGSIEFPNTSNNAIFADVVKGADTIRIYNVHLQSLGIDPTAEELSTENSENLFKRVSSTFKMQQSQAEQFLEHKKKCSYKMIISGDFNNTAYSYVYKEIKGDMKDAFKQAGNGFGRTFDFKFFPVRIDFVFVDDAFQINAFKTYDVKYSDHYPVMAKVKLKSN, via the coding sequence ATGGGTAAGCTTAAGGTTTTTGAGAAGTTTATATTCGTCATCAATTCATTGATGGCATTTGCATTGCTTTTATCTTACATCTTACCTTATGCTGAGCCAAATAAGTTTGCATTTTTATCGGTTCTTAGTTTGGCAGTACCTTTTTTGATCATTATAAATATCCTGTTTGTTATTTATTGGTTGCTTAAAGTGAAAAAGCAAATGTTGGTGTCTCTTGTTGTACTTGCATTAGGTTATAACTACGTGTTTTCACTGTATAAACTAACAACATCTAAAAATGTAGTTGATACAGAGAATATTTCGGTGATGAATTATAACGTTCGTTTGTTTAATGCTTTTGATTGGATAAAAGATCCCAATCTAAAAGATCATATATCTAAATTTATTTCTGAAAAAAATCCCGATATACTCTGCATGCAAGAATATAGACCCGATGAAAACATAGATTTATCAGCACTTCCGTACAAGCATATTGAACTCTCGGGTAATAAAGTAAAGAATGGTCAAGCGATATATACCAAATTTCCTATTATCAATTCTGGATCCATAGAGTTTCCGAATACATCAAACAATGCCATTTTTGCTGACGTTGTAAAAGGAGCAGACACGATTAGAATTTACAATGTGCATTTACAATCGTTAGGAATTGATCCTACAGCAGAGGAATTATCTACCGAGAATTCTGAAAATTTATTCAAGCGCGTGAGTTCAACATTTAAAATGCAACAGTCGCAGGCAGAGCAATTTTTAGAACACAAAAAGAAATGTTCGTATAAAATGATTATCTCAGGAGATTTCAATAATACTGCGTATTCTTACGTCTATAAAGAGATAAAAGGAGACATGAAAGATGCTTTTAAACAAGCAGGAAATGGTTTTGGACGTACTTTTGATTTTAAATTTTTCCCTGTTCGCATTGATTTTGTATTTGTAGATGACGCTTTTCAAATCAATGCTTTTAAGACTTACGATGTCAAATATTCCGACCATTATCCTGTGATGGCAAAAGTGAAATTGAAATCAAATTAG
- a CDS encoding DUF6122 family protein, translated as MLRTSIHYGIHFLVPVIVALLFFRKNWKMASLIMLSAIAIDLDHLLANPIFDPTRCSINFHPLHSYYAIGIYVLLTIIKKTRVIGLGLLIHILADLVDCAMI; from the coding sequence ATGCTTCGAACGTCTATTCATTACGGGATTCATTTTCTAGTTCCAGTTATTGTAGCGCTTCTGTTTTTCAGAAAAAACTGGAAGATGGCATCACTAATTATGCTCTCTGCAATTGCCATAGATCTTGACCATCTTTTGGCAAATCCTATTTTTGATCCAACACGATGTAGTATAAATTTTCACCCACTTCACTCCTACTATGCCATTGGCATTTATGTACTACTAACAATCATTAAAAAAACGAGGGTCATTGGGTTGGGGTTACTCATTCATATTTTGGCAGATTTGGTAGATTGTGCCATGATTTAA
- the ribH gene encoding 6,7-dimethyl-8-ribityllumazine synthase: MATANHNLSNYDKTTIPNAKDFRFGIVVSEWNDKFTNGLFKGAYDALIDCGAQPENIIKWDVPGSFELIYGSKKMIEQNVDVVIAIGCVIQGETKHFDFVCEGVTQGIKDLNVTSNTPVIFCLLTDNNEQQSIDRSGGKHGNKGTEAAIAAIKMAELSKR, encoded by the coding sequence ATGGCAACTGCAAACCATAATTTATCAAACTACGATAAAACAACAATCCCAAACGCGAAGGACTTTCGGTTTGGGATTGTTGTTTCAGAGTGGAATGACAAGTTCACTAACGGACTATTTAAAGGGGCTTACGATGCGCTTATAGATTGTGGCGCACAACCTGAAAACATAATCAAATGGGATGTGCCAGGAAGTTTTGAGCTTATCTACGGAAGCAAGAAAATGATCGAGCAAAACGTAGATGTTGTCATTGCTATAGGTTGTGTCATTCAAGGCGAGACCAAACATTTTGATTTTGTCTGTGAAGGTGTGACCCAGGGCATCAAAGATTTAAACGTCACTTCAAACACACCAGTTATCTTTTGTTTACTTACCGATAATAATGAGCAACAATCCATAGATCGGTCTGGCGGAAAGCATGGTAACAAAGGTACCGAAGCAGCTATAGCAGCCATTAAAATGGCGGAGTTAAGTAAAAGGTAA
- a CDS encoding DUF721 domain-containing protein: MAKRHNDNLPISDILKEFVEANKLQSGLDKVDVRDAWAKMMGNGVNNYTTDVTLDKDVLYVALSSSVLREELSYGRQKIVDMLNESIGKKVVSKLVLR; encoded by the coding sequence ATGGCAAAACGACACAACGACAATTTACCAATTAGCGACATTCTTAAAGAATTTGTTGAAGCCAATAAGCTCCAATCTGGTTTGGATAAAGTAGATGTGAGAGACGCTTGGGCAAAAATGATGGGAAATGGCGTAAATAACTATACAACAGATGTTACTTTAGATAAAGACGTGCTGTATGTAGCTTTGAGCTCTAGCGTACTTCGTGAGGAATTAAGCTACGGAAGACAAAAAATCGTAGATATGCTCAACGAGTCTATTGGCAAAAAAGTGGTTAGCAAATTGGTGCTGCGTTAG
- the recF gene encoding DNA replication/repair protein RecF (All proteins in this family for which functions are known are DNA-binding proteins that assist the filamentation of RecA onto DNA for the initiation of recombination or recombinational repair.), whose product MILNTLSLVNYKNFEQQDFQFDTKINCFVGSNGVGKTNALDAIYHLSFGKSYFNPIASQNIKHDEDFFVVDGIFEKNDKTEKVVVSLKRGQKKMIKRNGKAYDKFSDHIGFIPLVIISPADRDLIIEGSDTRRKFIDSVISQSDKTYLNNLINYNKILSQRNALLKYFALNNTFNSQTLEVYNEQLDTYGNEIFKTRASFLEVFIPIFKERYKAISNNNEDVNLSYKSDLFENELKTLLAQNINKDKAIQYTSVGIHKDDLIFEIETYPIKKFGSQGQQKSFLIALKLAQFDFIKQKSHVTPLLLLDDIFDKLDENRVAQIISLVDNDDFGQLFISDTHAERTENVVKQIHQSYKIFKL is encoded by the coding sequence ATGATTTTAAACACGTTAAGCTTAGTTAATTATAAAAATTTTGAACAACAGGATTTCCAATTTGATACTAAAATTAACTGTTTTGTGGGTTCTAACGGTGTTGGAAAAACGAATGCGCTTGATGCAATCTATCATTTATCCTTCGGAAAAAGTTACTTCAACCCTATCGCATCACAAAACATTAAGCACGATGAAGACTTTTTTGTTGTAGACGGTATTTTTGAGAAAAACGATAAAACCGAAAAAGTTGTGGTTTCCTTAAAACGCGGACAAAAGAAAATGATCAAGCGCAACGGGAAAGCCTATGATAAATTTAGTGATCATATTGGCTTTATACCTTTAGTCATTATTTCTCCCGCAGATCGTGATTTGATTATAGAAGGTAGTGACACACGTCGCAAATTTATTGATAGTGTCATTTCACAGAGTGATAAGACCTATCTCAATAACTTGATCAATTACAATAAAATACTCTCGCAACGTAACGCTTTACTCAAATATTTTGCGCTCAACAATACCTTTAACTCTCAAACGCTTGAGGTTTATAATGAGCAATTAGATACCTACGGAAATGAGATTTTTAAAACCAGAGCATCATTCTTAGAGGTATTCATCCCAATATTTAAGGAACGTTACAAAGCTATTAGTAATAATAATGAAGATGTCAATCTAAGTTATAAAAGTGATCTTTTTGAGAATGAACTTAAAACCCTATTAGCGCAAAATATAAATAAGGACAAAGCCATACAATATACAAGTGTAGGGATACATAAAGATGATTTGATTTTTGAAATTGAAACGTATCCCATTAAAAAGTTTGGAAGCCAAGGCCAGCAAAAATCATTTTTAATTGCTCTCAAACTGGCTCAGTTTGATTTTATAAAACAAAAAAGTCACGTGACTCCTCTCCTATTATTGGATGATATTTTTGATAAATTAGACGAAAATCGTGTTGCTCAAATTATAAGTTTGGTTGATAATGATGATTTCGGTCAACTATTCATAAGCGATACACACGCAGAACGTACTGAAAATGTGGTAAAGCAAATTCACCAATCTTACAAGATATTTAAATTATGA
- a CDS encoding rhomboid family intramembrane serine protease, whose translation MRGITDTVKHLIIINVIIFIGRMTLGGGNLFMQWLALYFPENDLFYPWQIFTHMFMHANLMHIGFNMFALWMFGTAVETQLGSKKFLFLYLSAGLGAVLFQLGYYYFNYLPLYSELLSSGLTSNEIVGMFTSNETIGNISKEQLMLLKEAYPIFNASMVGASGCIMGILAAFGIMNPEAKLMLIFLPIPIKAKYFIPGIILLDVISAITGQSFFSPSNTAFMAHVGGAVVGALIMWYWKKTQFNKNRWDR comes from the coding sequence ATGAGAGGTATTACAGATACTGTAAAACATTTAATAATTATAAATGTGATCATTTTTATTGGTAGAATGACGCTTGGAGGAGGAAACTTATTCATGCAGTGGCTAGCTCTATATTTTCCAGAAAATGATTTATTCTACCCATGGCAGATTTTTACCCATATGTTTATGCATGCCAATTTGATGCATATTGGATTTAACATGTTTGCACTGTGGATGTTTGGGACTGCTGTAGAAACACAATTAGGCTCAAAAAAGTTTTTGTTTCTATATTTATCTGCTGGACTTGGTGCAGTTTTATTTCAGTTGGGCTATTATTATTTTAATTATTTACCATTATATTCTGAGTTATTATCATCGGGTTTGACAAGTAATGAAATTGTTGGGATGTTTACTTCAAACGAGACAATCGGAAACATTAGCAAAGAACAATTAATGTTGCTAAAAGAGGCATATCCAATATTCAATGCTTCTATGGTTGGAGCGTCGGGCTGTATTATGGGTATACTCGCAGCCTTTGGGATTATGAATCCAGAAGCTAAATTGATGCTTATTTTTCTACCAATTCCCATTAAGGCAAAGTATTTTATTCCGGGAATTATATTGCTAGATGTGATATCAGCAATAACGGGACAATCCTTTTTTAGTCCTAGTAATACAGCGTTTATGGCTCACGTTGGTGGAGCTGTTGTTGGAGCACTAATTATGTGGTATTGGAAAAAAACACAGTTTAATAAAAATCGTTGGGATAGATGA